Proteins co-encoded in one Kutzneria chonburiensis genomic window:
- a CDS encoding SDR family oxidoreductase — MRVFITGGTGLIGSAVVAELIDHGHAVLALARSDASAQAATTAGASVVRGGLADLDALRAGVAEADGVIHLAFSNDFSSAEAVAKSVAEEAAALELMGSELVGTDRPFVTCSGTPWIPGRVATEADSVPVDGPVGGRGRAVTAVLGLRGVRSSAVRLPRTVHNEGRGGFAGLLTDIARRTGVSGYPGDGSQRWPAVHALDAAVLFRLALESAPAGTAWHAVDDEGDPVRDIATVIGRRLGLPVQSVPADTYGPLGAIFANDQPASSAHTRDALGWQPKHPSLLADLENLRP; from the coding sequence ATGCGCGTCTTCATCACCGGCGGCACCGGTCTGATCGGCTCCGCCGTCGTCGCCGAGCTCATCGACCACGGCCACGCCGTGCTCGCCCTTGCCCGTTCCGACGCTTCCGCCCAGGCCGCTACGACTGCCGGCGCTTCGGTGGTCCGGGGCGGTCTTGCCGACCTCGACGCCCTCCGCGCCGGTGTCGCCGAGGCCGACGGCGTGATCCACCTGGCCTTCAGCAACGACTTCAGCAGCGCCGAGGCCGTGGCCAAATCCGTCGCCGAGGAAGCCGCCGCCTTGGAGTTGATGGGCTCGGAGCTCGTCGGCACCGACCGCCCGTTCGTCACGTGCTCCGGCACGCCGTGGATTCCCGGCCGCGTCGCCACCGAGGCCGATTCCGTGCCCGTCGACGGTCCCGTCGGCGGCCGTGGCCGCGCCGTCACTGCCGTCCTCGGGCTACGCGGCGTTCGCAGTTCCGCCGTTCGGCTGCCTCGGACCGTGCACAACGAGGGCCGCGGCGGTTTCGCCGGCCTGCTCACCGACATCGCCCGTCGGACCGGCGTTTCCGGCTACCCCGGCGACGGTTCCCAGCGTTGGCCCGCCGTGCACGCCCTCGACGCCGCCGTCCTCTTCCGCCTCGCCCTCGAGTCGGCCCCCGCCGGCACTGCTTGGCACGCCGTCGACGACGAGGGCGACCCCGTTCGGGACATCGCCACCGTGATCGGCCGCCGCCTCGGCCTCCCCGTCCAGTCTGTTCCGGCCGACACCTACGGCCCGCTCGGCGCGATCTTCGCCAACGACCAGCCCGCGTCCAGCGCCCACACCCGCGACGCCCTCGGCTGGCAGCCCAAGCACCCCAGCCTCTTGGCCGACCTGGAGAACCTCCGGCCGTAA
- the sigE gene encoding RNA polymerase sigma factor SigE, with translation MRTETTEPAVEPVAAVAVAPAEAAWTPPSWDEVVREHADRVYRLAYRLSGNQHDAEDLTQETFIRVFRSLASYKPGTFEGWLHRITTNLFLDMARRRSRLRMEGLPEDTDRLVGDDPSPEQVYTDTHLDPDLQAALDELPPEFRAAVVLCDVEGLSYDEIGATLGVKLGTVRSRIHRGRQALRASLERRAELARKDVVG, from the coding sequence ATGCGCACTGAGACGACCGAACCGGCCGTTGAGCCGGTCGCCGCCGTGGCCGTCGCGCCCGCCGAGGCTGCCTGGACCCCGCCGTCCTGGGACGAGGTCGTGCGTGAGCACGCCGACCGCGTCTACCGGCTGGCCTACCGCCTGTCCGGCAACCAGCACGACGCCGAGGACCTCACCCAGGAGACCTTCATCCGGGTGTTCCGCTCGCTGGCGTCCTACAAGCCGGGCACCTTCGAGGGCTGGCTGCACCGCATCACCACCAACCTGTTCCTGGACATGGCCCGTCGCCGTTCGCGGCTGCGCATGGAGGGCCTGCCCGAGGACACCGACCGCCTCGTCGGCGACGACCCGAGCCCGGAGCAGGTCTACACCGACACCCATCTGGACCCGGACCTGCAGGCCGCGTTGGACGAGCTGCCGCCGGAATTCCGTGCCGCTGTCGTGCTTTGTGACGTCGAAGGCCTGTCCTACGATGAGATCGGAGCCACGCTCGGGGTGAAGCTGGGCACCGTTCGCAGCCGTATCCACCGGGGCCGGCAGGCCCTGCGCGCGAGCCTCGAGCGTCGCGCCGAGCTCGCACGGAAGGACGTCGTTGGATGA
- a CDS encoding magnesium transporter MgtE N-terminal domain-containing protein, which produces MAATDRIFVAQLAGLPVFGPDGEAIGKVRDVVASLRTDRLPPRVLGIVVELVTRRRIFVPMLRVAGIEPHAVVLSTGSVNMRHFHQRPNEVVAVGQLLDARVGIDGGTVNAVVVDVAMEPTRTRDWEISRVAVRERTGRLGRRGPVQVLRWDDVDGLGMAELSSQPQGAQQLLAQFDRMRAADVANALRDLPTKRRYEVADALDDERLADVIEELPEDDQKDLLGHLDDERAADILEAMNPDDAADLLAELSEPDKNRLLELMEPEESAPVKRLLEYSFDTAGGLMTPEPVALTPDATIAEALARARNPELTPALSSMVFVCRPPTATPTGRYLGCVHLQRLLREPPSDLVAGALDTDLPRLRPTASLIEVTKFFATYNLVCAPVVDDEDHLLGAVTVDDVLDHLLPQDWRETLHHEEEGVANA; this is translated from the coding sequence GTGGCAGCCACAGACAGGATTTTTGTCGCCCAACTGGCCGGATTGCCGGTATTCGGCCCGGACGGCGAGGCGATCGGCAAGGTGCGCGACGTGGTGGCGAGCCTGCGGACCGACCGACTGCCGCCGCGGGTGCTCGGCATCGTGGTCGAGCTGGTGACCCGGCGGCGCATCTTCGTGCCGATGCTGCGGGTCGCCGGCATCGAGCCGCACGCGGTCGTGCTGTCCACCGGATCGGTGAACATGCGGCACTTCCACCAGCGCCCCAACGAGGTCGTGGCGGTCGGGCAGCTGCTGGACGCCCGCGTCGGCATCGACGGCGGCACGGTCAACGCGGTCGTCGTGGACGTGGCCATGGAGCCGACCCGCACCCGCGACTGGGAGATCAGCCGCGTCGCCGTCCGGGAACGAACCGGCCGGCTGGGGCGACGGGGTCCGGTGCAGGTGCTGCGCTGGGACGACGTCGACGGCCTCGGGATGGCCGAGCTCTCCTCACAGCCACAGGGTGCGCAGCAGCTGCTGGCCCAGTTCGACCGCATGCGCGCCGCCGACGTGGCCAACGCGCTGCGCGACCTGCCGACCAAGCGCCGCTACGAGGTCGCCGACGCCCTTGACGACGAGCGGCTGGCCGACGTGATCGAGGAGCTGCCCGAGGACGACCAGAAGGACCTGCTCGGCCACCTGGACGACGAGCGGGCGGCCGACATCCTCGAGGCGATGAACCCGGACGACGCCGCCGACCTGCTGGCCGAGCTGTCCGAGCCGGACAAGAACCGGCTGCTCGAGCTGATGGAGCCCGAGGAGTCGGCGCCGGTCAAGCGGCTGCTGGAGTACTCGTTCGACACCGCAGGCGGTCTGATGACCCCCGAGCCGGTCGCGCTCACCCCCGACGCCACCATCGCCGAGGCGCTGGCCCGGGCCCGCAACCCCGAGCTCACGCCGGCCCTGTCCAGCATGGTCTTCGTCTGCCGACCGCCGACCGCCACGCCGACCGGCCGCTACCTCGGCTGCGTGCACCTCCAGCGGCTGCTCCGTGAGCCACCTTCGGACCTGGTCGCCGGAGCGCTGGACACCGACCTGCCCCGGCTGCGGCCGACCGCGTCCCTCATCGAGGTGACCAAGTTCTTCGCGACCTACAACCTGGTGTGCGCGCCCGTGGTGGACGACGAGGACCACCTGCTCGGCGCGGTCACCGTTGACGACGTGCTGGACCACCTGCTGCCCCAGGACTGGCGGGAGACCCTGCACCATGAGGAGGAGGGCGTCGCCAATGCCTGA
- a CDS encoding anti-sigma factor family protein: MTELRGWSLPSLPEQHLLPDAVVAFVDGELSATAHDRAAAHLARCPFCAAEAATQRHARSAMKAASAPSAPAGLLASLMSIPQDVELPSGPDNLAVTEDGQLVTVLRPGKASEKLRPFGSGPAFGSSQPLGSSPNVLGNRVSRRTKQGAGVVVSGLVLGALAIVTMHGDTPADNSTVIVPVDAHPVLQVQPTTSTTPTTVTDLPTR; encoded by the coding sequence ATGACCGAGCTGCGCGGGTGGAGTCTGCCGAGCCTGCCGGAACAGCATCTGCTGCCCGACGCGGTGGTGGCCTTCGTCGACGGTGAGCTGTCGGCGACCGCCCACGACCGTGCCGCCGCGCACCTGGCCCGCTGCCCCTTCTGCGCCGCCGAGGCCGCCACCCAGCGGCACGCCCGATCCGCCATGAAGGCCGCCTCCGCGCCGTCCGCGCCGGCCGGCCTGCTCGCTTCCCTGATGTCCATCCCGCAGGACGTGGAGCTGCCCAGCGGCCCCGACAACCTCGCGGTCACCGAGGACGGCCAGCTGGTCACCGTGCTGCGTCCGGGCAAGGCCAGCGAGAAGCTCCGCCCTTTCGGCAGCGGGCCCGCGTTCGGGTCCTCCCAGCCCCTCGGTAGCAGCCCCAACGTGCTGGGCAACCGCGTGTCCAGACGCACCAAGCAGGGCGCCGGTGTCGTCGTCTCGGGCCTGGTGCTCGGCGCGCTGGCCATCGTGACCATGCACGGCGACACCCCGGCCGACAACAGCACCGTGATCGTGCCGGTCGACGCGCACCCGGTGCTCCAGGTGCAGCCGACCACCTCGACCACGCCGACCACCGTCACCGACCTGCCCACACGGTGA
- a CDS encoding DUF1003 domain-containing protein → MPELTSRRRLDQPRAPRRWAIEVDPEAFGRFSERLARFLGTGKFLFWQTLIVVIWIGLNLFALSLQWDPYPFILLNLAFSTQAAYAAPLILLAQNRQDDRDRISLEEDRARAAQTTADTEFMARELAALRIAVGEVATRDYLRSELERLRAELAGTKRREKTRKSSTPSAEQIRDDPRWDDEDSITHKS, encoded by the coding sequence ATGCCTGAACTGACCTCGCGCCGGCGGCTCGACCAGCCGCGGGCGCCGCGCCGGTGGGCCATCGAGGTGGATCCCGAGGCGTTCGGCCGGTTCTCCGAGCGGCTGGCCCGGTTCCTCGGGACCGGCAAGTTCCTGTTCTGGCAGACCCTGATCGTGGTCATCTGGATCGGGCTGAACCTGTTCGCGCTCAGCCTGCAGTGGGACCCCTACCCGTTCATCCTGCTCAACCTGGCCTTCTCCACCCAGGCCGCGTACGCCGCCCCGCTCATCCTGCTGGCCCAGAACCGACAGGACGACCGGGACCGGATCTCGCTGGAGGAGGACCGGGCCCGGGCCGCCCAGACCACGGCCGACACCGAGTTCATGGCCCGTGAGCTGGCCGCCCTGCGTATCGCGGTCGGTGAGGTCGCCACCCGTGACTACCTGCGCAGCGAGCTCGAGCGGCTACGGGCCGAGCTCGCCGGCACCAAACGACGTGAGAAGACCCGCAAGTCCTCCACGCCGTCGGCTGAGCAGATCCGCGACGACCCCCGCTGGGACGACGAGGACTCCATCACCCACAAGAGCTAA
- a CDS encoding MarR family winged helix-turn-helix transcriptional regulator has protein sequence MLDTGRTRLPTRTELAVWRSFLRAHARIVRHLETELVAEQSLSLASYDVLVQLAEAPGRRMRMTELADAVLLSRSGVTRLVDRLERTGLVTRERADGDGRGVVAVLTQTGFDRLRTASGVHLAGVVRHFVEALDETAIAAFGRTCEQLAEASPPLPDTP, from the coding sequence GTGCTGGACACAGGTAGGACCCGACTGCCCACCCGGACCGAGTTAGCCGTGTGGCGGTCATTCCTGCGGGCCCATGCCCGCATCGTCCGACATCTGGAGACCGAACTCGTCGCCGAGCAGAGTCTGTCGCTGGCGTCCTACGACGTCCTGGTGCAGCTCGCCGAGGCGCCCGGGCGTCGGATGCGGATGACGGAACTGGCCGACGCCGTGCTGCTGTCGCGCTCCGGGGTCACCCGACTGGTCGACCGCCTCGAGCGGACCGGTCTGGTCACCCGTGAGCGGGCCGACGGGGACGGCCGCGGCGTGGTGGCCGTGCTCACCCAGACGGGCTTCGACCGGTTACGGACCGCGTCCGGGGTGCATCTGGCCGGCGTGGTCCGCCATTTCGTCGAGGCACTCGACGAGACGGCCATCGCCGCCTTCGGCCGCACGTGCGAGCAGCTCGCGGAGGCGTCGCCGCCGCTGCCCGACACCCCCTGA
- a CDS encoding trypsin-like peptidase domain-containing protein, with product MNEQQPSPEQPPATPVSGVDDGQGRRIGPRPLDRPAVDPTQAAEFGRPQGVDSAFAPRANSAATNGAIALAPPPPEALSMAFGRPDSAGDVLLQRAPGAIPLGSEPTVEPVFWPDNADRDPWRDPGAGAILGPPAADSAKDGESEAKPAAKAGPMLSVPELLFGRRVKPSALGALAGVALLIGVGGGIAGWAIAQSGNPLTSSVTLAQVDDSGRKLVPGSVADIVRRTQAAVVQIEVQVGTGGGLGSGVMIDSAGYILTNNHVVSAAASDPSATLRVVFADGTKTDAKIVGRDPKTDLAVIKVSVTNPTVIQLGKSGNLSVGDQVIAIGSPLGLSSSVTSGIVSAVNRPLQAAGEGGDPPVTYDAIQTDAAINHGNSGGALLDSTGALVGINSAILSSGGPDAGSIGIGFAIPIDFARRIAEGLIKDGQVKHADIGLNARSVSAVSTDGAQVQNVKQGGAAAKAGIVEGDVITKFAGRNIRTADELSVAIIERTIGETVPVEIVRQGRQMVLQVTTQSD from the coding sequence ATGAACGAGCAGCAGCCCAGCCCCGAACAGCCGCCGGCGACCCCGGTTTCGGGCGTCGACGACGGTCAGGGCCGCCGCATCGGTCCCCGGCCGCTGGACCGCCCGGCCGTCGATCCCACCCAGGCCGCCGAGTTCGGTCGACCGCAAGGCGTGGACAGCGCCTTCGCGCCGCGCGCCAACTCCGCCGCCACCAACGGCGCCATCGCGCTCGCCCCGCCGCCGCCCGAGGCCCTGAGCATGGCCTTCGGCCGTCCGGACAGTGCCGGCGACGTCCTGTTGCAGCGCGCCCCTGGCGCCATTCCGCTCGGCTCCGAGCCGACCGTCGAACCCGTGTTCTGGCCGGACAACGCCGACCGCGACCCGTGGCGTGACCCGGGCGCCGGCGCGATCCTCGGCCCGCCCGCCGCCGATTCGGCCAAGGACGGCGAGTCCGAGGCCAAGCCGGCGGCCAAGGCCGGCCCCATGCTGTCCGTGCCCGAGCTGCTCTTCGGCCGCCGGGTCAAGCCGTCCGCGCTGGGCGCGCTGGCCGGTGTGGCGCTGCTGATCGGCGTCGGCGGCGGGATCGCCGGCTGGGCCATCGCGCAGTCCGGCAACCCGCTGACCAGCTCGGTCACCCTGGCCCAGGTCGACGACTCGGGCCGGAAACTGGTGCCGGGCTCGGTGGCCGACATCGTCAGGCGGACCCAGGCCGCGGTCGTGCAGATCGAGGTGCAGGTCGGCACCGGCGGTGGGCTGGGCTCCGGCGTCATGATCGACAGCGCCGGCTACATCCTGACCAACAACCACGTGGTGTCGGCGGCGGCCTCCGACCCGTCGGCCACGCTGCGCGTGGTGTTCGCCGACGGGACCAAGACCGACGCCAAGATCGTCGGCCGCGACCCCAAGACCGACCTGGCCGTGATCAAGGTGTCGGTGACCAATCCGACCGTGATCCAGCTCGGCAAGTCCGGCAACCTCTCGGTCGGCGACCAGGTCATCGCCATCGGCTCGCCGCTCGGCCTGTCCAGCAGCGTCACCAGCGGCATCGTCAGCGCCGTCAACCGGCCGCTGCAGGCCGCCGGCGAAGGCGGCGACCCGCCGGTCACCTACGACGCCATCCAGACCGACGCGGCCATCAACCACGGCAACTCCGGCGGCGCGCTGCTGGACAGCACCGGGGCCCTGGTCGGCATCAACAGCGCCATCCTGTCCTCCGGCGGCCCGGACGCCGGCTCCATCGGCATCGGCTTCGCCATCCCGATCGACTTCGCCCGACGCATCGCCGAGGGCCTGATCAAGGACGGCCAGGTCAAGCACGCCGACATCGGCCTCAACGCCCGCTCGGTGTCGGCCGTGTCCACCGACGGCGCGCAGGTGCAGAACGTCAAGCAGGGCGGGGCCGCGGCCAAGGCCGGCATCGTCGAGGGCGACGTGATCACCAAGTTCGCCGGCCGGAACATCCGCACCGCCGACGAGCTCAGCGTGGCGATCATCGAGCGGACCATCGGCGAGACCGTTCCGGTAGAGATCGTGCGGCAAGGACGACAGATGGTGCTACAGGTGACCACGCAGTCGGATTAG
- the glgC gene encoding glucose-1-phosphate adenylyltransferase — MKGQPHVLGIVLAGGEGKRLWPLTADRAKPAVPFGGNYRLIDFVLSNLVNAGMSKLCVLTQYKSHSLDRHISTTWRLSSVLGQYITPVPAQQRLGPRWYTGSADAIFQSLNLVHDEKPDYIVVFGADHVYRMDPGQMVEQHIESGCGVTVAGIRVPRAEAKAFGCIDSDATGKITRFLEKPADPPHVPDDPDVTFASMGNYVFTTEALLDALRTDAADPDSDHDMGGNIIPMLVDAGSAYVYDFDDNVVPGATERDRGYWRDVGTLDAYYDAHMDLVSVHPVFNLYNQAWPIRTATPPLPPAKFVNGGMAMESIVGPGSIISGASVRESVVSSDVVVESGAIVEGSVLLPGVRIGKGAVVRKAILDKNVVIADGAIVGVDRGHDLEHYTVSTSGVVVLGKGARAE, encoded by the coding sequence GTGAAGGGGCAGCCCCACGTTCTGGGAATCGTGCTCGCCGGCGGTGAGGGCAAGCGGTTGTGGCCCCTGACCGCGGACCGGGCCAAGCCTGCGGTGCCGTTCGGCGGCAACTACAGACTTATCGACTTCGTGCTGTCCAACCTGGTCAACGCCGGCATGTCCAAGCTGTGCGTGCTGACCCAGTACAAGTCGCACTCGCTCGACCGCCACATCTCGACCACGTGGCGGCTGTCCAGTGTGCTCGGGCAATACATCACGCCCGTGCCCGCCCAGCAGCGGCTCGGGCCGCGCTGGTACACCGGCAGCGCGGATGCGATCTTCCAGTCGCTCAATCTCGTGCACGACGAGAAGCCCGACTACATCGTGGTGTTCGGCGCCGACCACGTGTACCGGATGGACCCGGGGCAGATGGTCGAGCAGCACATCGAGTCCGGCTGCGGGGTCACCGTCGCCGGCATCCGGGTGCCTCGGGCCGAGGCCAAGGCGTTCGGCTGCATCGACTCCGACGCCACCGGCAAGATCACCCGCTTCCTGGAGAAGCCGGCCGATCCGCCGCACGTGCCCGACGACCCCGACGTGACGTTCGCGTCCATGGGCAACTACGTGTTCACCACGGAAGCCCTGCTCGACGCGCTCCGCACCGACGCCGCCGACCCCGACTCCGACCACGACATGGGCGGCAACATCATTCCCATGCTGGTCGACGCCGGCAGTGCGTACGTCTACGACTTCGACGACAACGTCGTGCCCGGTGCGACCGAGCGGGACCGGGGCTACTGGCGGGACGTCGGGACCTTGGACGCCTACTACGACGCCCACATGGATCTCGTGTCCGTGCATCCGGTCTTCAACCTGTACAACCAGGCTTGGCCCATCCGGACCGCCACGCCGCCGCTGCCGCCGGCCAAGTTCGTCAACGGCGGCATGGCCATGGAGTCCATCGTCGGTCCCGGCTCGATCATCTCCGGGGCCTCGGTCCGGGAGTCCGTCGTCAGCTCCGACGTCGTCGTCGAGTCCGGCGCCATCGTCGAGGGCAGCGTCCTGCTCCCCGGCGTCCGTATCGGCAAGGGCGCTGTGGTGCGCAAGGCCATCCTCGACAAGAACGTCGTGATCGCCGACGGCGCCATCGTCGGCGTCGACCGTGGGCACGACCTTGAGCACTACACCGTCAGCACCAGCGGCGTCGTGGTTCTCGGCAAGGGAGCGCGCGCCGAGTAG
- a CDS encoding TetR/AcrR family transcriptional regulator, which produces MGRWEPGARERLVLAAVDLFTEQGYDATTVAQIAERAGVTKSTFFRHFPDKRELLVAGQESLSRLLAEGIAEASETASPLEAVAAGLVKASTMMGPMNRELGPRLKAAVAASAELQERDALKSVSLAAAMTTALVARGVPDTTAALAGELGVLAFKRGYATWSDSGDDDLAPHALKALDELRAASLSLG; this is translated from the coding sequence ATGGGTCGATGGGAACCGGGCGCGCGCGAACGCCTCGTGCTGGCGGCGGTCGACCTGTTCACCGAGCAGGGCTACGACGCGACCACCGTGGCGCAGATCGCCGAGCGTGCGGGCGTCACGAAAAGCACCTTCTTCCGGCACTTCCCGGACAAGCGCGAGCTGCTGGTGGCCGGCCAGGAGTCGCTGAGCCGGCTGCTGGCCGAGGGGATCGCCGAGGCGTCCGAGACGGCCAGCCCGCTGGAGGCCGTGGCCGCCGGCCTGGTCAAGGCGTCGACCATGATGGGCCCGATGAACCGCGAGCTCGGACCGCGCCTGAAGGCGGCGGTCGCGGCCAGCGCCGAGCTTCAGGAGCGCGACGCCCTCAAGAGCGTCAGCCTCGCGGCGGCGATGACCACGGCGCTGGTGGCGCGCGGTGTGCCGGACACGACGGCGGCGCTCGCGGGTGAGCTGGGGGTGCTGGCCTTCAAACGGGGCTACGCCACCTGGTCCGACAGCGGCGACGACGATCTTGCCCCGCACGCCCTCAAGGCCCTCGACGAGCTCCGAGCAGCCAGCCTCTCCCTCGGCTGA
- a CDS encoding sec-independent translocase, which yields MFGISGGELLVLIVAGLFILGPERLPSAAAWLAKGIRQVRDYATGAREQLRSELGPEFDELRKPLEDLRQLREFNPKRAITRHLLDDFPEDTGYKANGYPAAAAEPARPEQRPLSPGERPPFDPDAT from the coding sequence GTGTTCGGAATCAGCGGGGGCGAGCTCCTCGTCCTGATCGTCGCCGGCCTGTTCATCCTCGGGCCAGAGCGACTGCCCAGTGCTGCCGCCTGGCTGGCCAAGGGCATCCGTCAGGTGCGGGACTACGCCACCGGCGCCCGTGAGCAGCTGCGGTCCGAGCTCGGGCCGGAGTTCGACGAGCTGCGCAAGCCGCTGGAGGACCTGCGCCAGCTGCGGGAGTTCAATCCCAAGCGGGCCATCACCCGGCACCTGCTCGACGACTTCCCCGAGGACACCGGCTACAAGGCCAACGGCTACCCGGCCGCCGCCGCGGAACCCGCGCGTCCCGAGCAGCGCCCGCTCTCGCCGGGCGAGCGACCTCCGTTCGACCCGGACGCCACCTGA
- a CDS encoding Mrp/NBP35 family ATP-binding protein — protein MTTVPSADAVRSALAGVQDPEIRRPITELGMVKDVTIGQDGAVTVEVFLTVAGCPLRDKITADVTAAVSKVDGVTSVKVELDVMTDQQRSELRKSLRGDAAEPVIPFAQPGSMTRVYCVASGKGGVGKSSMTVNLATAMAARGLSVGIVDADIYGHSVPRMLGADGRPTQVEKMIMPPQANGVKVISIGMFVQNNAPVVWRGPMLHRALQQFLADVFWGDLDVLLLDLPPGTGDIAISVAQLIPNAEILVVTTPQQAAAEVAERAGAIAMQTRQRVAGVIENMSWMDMPDGSRMELFGSGGGQTVADSLTKAVGSEVPLLGQVPLDPRLRECGDVGTPLVLSDPEAPASKVLTQVAAKLTVRSRGLAGRLLSVSPAGR, from the coding sequence GTGACTACTGTCCCGAGTGCCGACGCCGTGCGGTCCGCGCTGGCCGGCGTGCAGGATCCGGAAATCCGCCGCCCGATCACCGAGCTTGGCATGGTGAAGGACGTCACCATCGGCCAGGACGGCGCCGTGACCGTCGAGGTGTTCCTCACGGTGGCAGGTTGTCCGCTGCGTGACAAGATCACCGCCGACGTCACCGCCGCGGTGAGCAAGGTCGACGGCGTGACCAGCGTGAAGGTCGAGCTGGACGTCATGACCGACCAGCAGCGGTCCGAGCTGCGCAAGTCGCTGCGCGGCGACGCGGCCGAGCCGGTCATCCCGTTCGCCCAGCCCGGCTCGATGACCCGCGTCTACTGCGTGGCGTCCGGCAAGGGCGGCGTCGGCAAGTCCAGCATGACGGTCAACCTGGCCACCGCGATGGCCGCCCGTGGGCTGTCCGTCGGCATCGTCGACGCCGACATCTACGGCCACTCGGTGCCCCGCATGCTCGGCGCCGACGGCCGGCCGACCCAGGTCGAGAAGATGATCATGCCGCCGCAGGCCAACGGCGTGAAGGTCATCTCCATCGGGATGTTCGTGCAGAACAACGCCCCCGTGGTGTGGCGCGGCCCGATGCTGCACCGGGCGTTGCAGCAGTTCCTGGCCGACGTCTTCTGGGGCGACCTCGACGTGCTGCTGCTCGACCTGCCCCCGGGCACCGGCGACATCGCCATCTCGGTCGCGCAGCTCATCCCCAACGCCGAGATCCTGGTCGTGACCACGCCGCAGCAGGCCGCCGCCGAGGTGGCCGAGCGGGCCGGGGCCATCGCCATGCAGACCCGGCAGCGGGTGGCCGGCGTGATCGAGAACATGTCGTGGATGGACATGCCCGACGGCAGCCGGATGGAGCTGTTCGGCTCCGGCGGCGGCCAGACCGTCGCCGACTCCCTGACCAAGGCCGTCGGCTCCGAGGTGCCGCTGCTCGGCCAGGTCCCGCTGGACCCGCGCCTGCGCGAATGCGGCGACGTCGGCACGCCCCTCGTGCTGTCCGACCCCGAGGCCCCGGCCTCCAAGGTGCTGACCCAGGTCGCCGCCAAGCTCACCGTCCGCTCCCGCGGCCTGGCCGGCCGCCTCCTCTCGGTGAGCCCGGCGGGCCGCTAG
- a CDS encoding O-methyltransferase produces the protein MRVVHPERAVTPLTSHLVTLGEYVDGYAVEDEVTSAARARGTELGCVPIGVTGGAALRFLAASLQARAVVEIGTGAGVSGLWLLGGMARDGVLTSIDVEPEHQRVARRAFSDARISPGRTRLIMGQALDVLPRLTDGGYDLVFVDAAKQEYPRYLEHGVRMLRPGGVIAFDNVFWKGKVADPADRDAETLAIRETNKAVRENDQLVSIMLPVGDGLLVAAKR, from the coding sequence ATGCGGGTTGTTCACCCAGAACGGGCCGTCACGCCGCTAACCTCGCACCTTGTGACGCTCGGGGAGTACGTGGACGGCTACGCCGTCGAGGACGAGGTCACCTCGGCCGCGCGGGCCCGGGGGACCGAGCTGGGCTGCGTGCCGATCGGCGTCACCGGCGGGGCCGCGCTGCGCTTCCTCGCCGCATCCCTGCAGGCCAGGGCGGTCGTGGAGATCGGAACCGGCGCCGGCGTGAGCGGTCTGTGGCTGCTCGGCGGCATGGCCAGGGACGGCGTGCTGACCTCGATCGACGTGGAGCCGGAGCACCAGCGGGTGGCCCGGCGGGCCTTCTCCGACGCGCGGATCAGCCCCGGGCGGACCCGGCTGATCATGGGCCAGGCGCTGGACGTGCTGCCGCGGCTGACCGACGGCGGCTACGACCTGGTGTTCGTGGACGCGGCCAAGCAGGAGTACCCGCGGTACCTGGAGCACGGGGTGCGGATGCTGCGGCCGGGCGGCGTGATCGCGTTCGACAACGTCTTCTGGAAGGGCAAGGTGGCCGATCCGGCCGACCGGGACGCCGAGACGCTGGCCATCCGGGAGACCAACAAGGCCGTCCGGGAGAACGACCAGCTGGTGTCGATCATGCTCCCGGTCGGCGACGGCCTCCTGGTCGCAGCCAAGCGCTGA